DNA from Solanum stenotomum isolate F172 chromosome 3, ASM1918654v1, whole genome shotgun sequence:
TTCAGAATTGCTTACTATTTATTGTGACTCTGATTAGGCCACATGTTTACAAACAAGGAGGTCAGTAACAGGTTATCTTGTGAAGTTTGGAGATGCACTCATTTcctggaaataaaaaaaaacaagagacAATTGCCAGAAGCTCTCCTGAAGCTGAATTCAGAAGCATGGCATCAGTTGTAGCAGAGATCACTTGGCTTATTGGTTTGTTTAAGGAGTTAGGGATAAAAATCAAGCAACAAGTGGATCTACATTGTGACAGTAAGGCTGCAATTCAGATTGCATCCAATCCTATCTTTCATGAACGAACCAAACACTTTGAcattgattgtcattttgtcAGAAAAAAACTACTACAAAAAATGATTAAGACTCATCATGTTTCAACAAAAGACCAACTGGTAGATCTGCTTACAAAAGGATTGTGGAAAGCTTCACATCTATACTTAATGTCCAAGCTGGGAGTAAGAGATCTATTTCAGCCACCAGCTTAAGGAGAGGTGTTATGCAGTAAAGGAGCTAAGGCAGTAGCAGCCACAGTACACTGATAGAATAGTTAGTTATAAATCTGTTCGGAAAGTTGTTACAAGTTAGTTATTATTAATCATAGTTGAGTTAGCATAACTAGTCTAGTTAGCTGAATATAATGTGCTATATATAAAGTAGATACACACTTGTAAATTGACGAATGACTCTATGAGTTCAATACAGCTTTACACAGTTTTCTCTGAGATTCTCCATTACTGATTCTTCTCTACTGAAACTAACACTTTCAAGTGATTGACAAAATGGTGTAGAGTTTACTTTTACTAGTCAAACTAAACACGATCCATATAATAATAAATCCCATTGAAGTATATGCcaaaattaacaatattttcTCGAAAAGTATAGTACGTACATCTTTTGCTTTCATTTCACTTGTGCCAAAACTAATTTGAATACTCTTGTTGCTTTATATTCTGACTTCTGTACATGTACCCTTAAAAGAAGGATTACATGTAAGCGTTTGAAGTATCAATAGTAGTCAATATATGGGTTTCCTTCCatattaatttatgtatttcaACTCCAAACAAAAGAAGATGATGTTTTCATTAACAAGTGAAAGAGTAGTTTTAATTTACATTAATCACCTAGTTAATTTTTGAGATAATTTTAGAAAGTTTGCGCTCAAATATATATGTCCTTGTAAGTAACACTTGTTGTGTCGTAATTTTCCTATCTATAGAAAAGTCACTTTGAAAATGTTccaagtataaaacaatttgagaaaatacttcgaaaaagagtcgccacttaattttttaaagaaattaagaaaacttataattttcaaagatttaaacaaaaaaaatcatttgaaaataccaaaggggcttcggggttcaatttacacttcgagaagggtttaagcattcgaagtgcccgctaacatgcggttgacctgcgacttgactaaagtatatttgactatttttaggaaaataatgatttaacaaaataataacttacaatatttgattaactttgagaaaataattaaataaatgacagattttattttgatttttagagaaaaggatTCAAAATAGAACAATTGACTCGAAATACgagtgattagaatattaataaaacaagattaattagaatttatttgatacatttttaaaataataacttaaaccAAATTGGTTAATTTAAGCATGGAGccatttgaattaattgaagaattaaagtttcgactaacctttttgagaaaatgactaagtatatattttatattttttttttttattaattggaaaagttttgactaacatttttaaagtttatttaagaaaaaaaaatattttaacaaaaataataataaaatgagtaAAATGTGATTAAGTGAAGAGGCGTCAAATAATGTATCTAAAAAAAAggtttaacttaattagaaagtataatttgatcaacatatttgattaatgaaataaaaaaaaatattaaaagttaactaacacaaagaaaataacttatcttttggggaatctaattaagttaattaaaaattataaagttagagttaaacaacaaacaataaataatcataattaaataattaaataattaaagagtaaggaGGAAATGAATTTGGGCCTCCTTTGGTCCAATTTCGCTGAAATTTTGGCCTTTAAATCAATCCCGTTTTTGTATACACTGACTgtatataagtgtatatgaGCGCATATATCAGCTTTTTTCATGTATCTCCTGCTTCCAAACACCTGTATCTCGCCTCAGACCTATGTTTTCACACTTTTCGACCTGTATATGAGTGTATACCGATGTATATCAATGTATACAAGTTGTATCTCAGCCTGTTTTCAGctttttgagacttgttttcaaTTTCCAGCCCTTGTATTTACCACCTTCCACCTGTTCGTCAACTTCTCTATTCCCAGGGGGCTGACTCGGAGAACAAATGGATTTGGGCCTTTGTGGCTCATTTCGAAATGCAAGGAGGAGAAGAATCCATCATGGATTCAAAGCATATTCATATGCAACAGAAAGAAAGGCACAAAAGTAAGGATCATAATAATTCGATCGAAAAATACAAGGACAGTGGCAACAGACCACTGTTGACATCAACTTCATTACCACATAactcaattatttcaaacaatATCGAGTGAAGTATCTCAATcttaacataataaataaacttGAAGCTANAATTATGTGaaagatatatattatctaaaaattataaaaagtgacaagactatttaaaataacttgtgaactatattattattattattattatttatttatttatttgaaattttataaaactaattatttaaaatcgtttgaaattgaagaagctcgatgattaatataCATTGTGGAGGtcaaaaattgggtgtcaacaacacTCAAATCACTTTATGACTTGACTTTAGTATCATGTGTATAATTTTACCCAAATAACATCGGCTTAATTATTATCACAATTTAACATGCATGATTTATTCatatattactataatattATTGACCATTGCATAATTAAACAATTCACCAATTATAACCCATGTGCAAATGGCTTTGTAAACGACCAACATTAGAAAATTTTGTTGGTTATCCTTCCATGTAAAATTTTTTTTGACGCGGATTGAATTTAGTTAAACTCAATTGAATGAAATTTGCATTTTACTTTACATTTTCGCCGTTGAATAGAAATCACAAATTTAGGAACGTGGATATTGTAGCTTCCACTCGATTTGGGGAAAATCAAAATTCACAAGGGAAGACCGTGCTCGCCACACGTTCGTCAcccttttctcttctccttttatttAGGCATCAACTCATtcccaaataataataatagagaaCATCAATGGCGTCGACAAGTAGCATGATTCAATCTGGCTTCTCATGCGGCGGCGCATTATCTTCCTTCACCGCGACGCCAAGGCGTATGGTGGTGGTTCGTGCCGAAGCTATAAACCCAGACATTAAGAAGGATGAAGCGAAAGTGGTCGACTCTGTTCTCGTCACTGAACTCTCTAAGCCTCTTACTGCTTACTGCAGGTTCATTTTCTGTTTTATACATTTTCATAATTCctcaatttaatatattattttagtatttcttctttttgttgttgttgaaaattTTAACAATGATTCCAGGCAGTTGCGAATATGCATTGCTGACAAAAATTGTTAGCAACCtgcaaaattttaatttattcaattgTTTCACCCTTTTTGTCTTACCTATGTGAAAATGGGGACAAGCCACATAGTGGTATGGGTCAATCAACAGTGTTTATTTATTccaaaatcttattttatttgaaaattctttttgTAACTATGAACTTGCGACTTTGGTACGTTCataggaaaaaagaaaattttgttcatttttagtaGAGATGGGACATTATTTGgttgaagttgaaaaaaagTAGTCCTACATATAAAAAATCCAATCAAAAGTCAGTCCTCTTATCCCATCAGTTATCATCTTTGATGGTCAGAGTTACCTGATACATGTTGTTCGTCCGTGGAAAAAAGGAAGTCAACCCTATTATTGGTTGTGATATTGAATCtgattttgtttaaattaatttcatattcCAAAATGTTTGTATTGATGGCCACTTCACTTTAAGTCCTTCAAGAATATTGGTGTTGAAGGATTGTTTTTGGTTATACATTTATTGAAAATACTTCAGTATTATATCCTTAATAGTCAGGTGTTTGATTGCCaactttaattaatatataccttaggtatatattaaattatgttGTAATTATCATATGAGTACTATTTATACGTTTGATGTGAAACAACACTACGTGTGTTAGAAGCTTAGAGCACATAAATATTCCtaataataatgaaacattttattgtaatgttttgattgttttacataattatgtttATCACATATGATGCTATACCTGATTGTATAGGGTAATATAATCAAAAAAGACTATTGTAAGAAGTTACATCATTTAACCAAAGTAAAATGAATCACATTTTCTACATCTAAGAGACATCTTGAAACAGATATAAAAAAATGGATAATTTGTCAGAGATCCTTGAGTTTCTCGGTTTAATTCAGGATTAGTCAAGTTCTAGCTTTTTTAATGGGGATGGGAGAGATGCATATAACTCGGAGAAGATCAGGATTCGACCTTGATAACCAGTATGTCCAATATGAGTTGCTCTAGTTGAATTTGTCTCTGGTCCGTCTCCGTCATTCATTGAGCACTGTAAGCCTTCTCACGGGAGTGAATTAAGGGGCTTGATGCTGAACGAAGACCCTCCTTCCCCGCTCCCACcctcttttctctttaattGGTTCGGAAGAGGACCATATGTTATCTACATTTACTGATCGTTGAACTGGAGAACAGAGTCATTGATATCTCCCTACTTATTATTGCCTTGTTGATTCTGGAACTGATCTTGCTAGAATAACATTTCAAACTGAATTTAGTAAGTGGGAGATTTTTGTGTTCAGGTGTTGGAGGTCTGGGACTTTTCCTCTATGTGATGGAAGTCACGTGAAGCACAACAAGGAAACCGGAGATAACGTTGGACCCTTGCTATTGAAGAAGCAGTAAATGGTTGTGGTATTGTGTTAGTCTCTAGATTATGCAAAACTCTTGATGCCTATTTCCTTCTTATCTTTTTGCTCTATCTACCATTTGTTGAACGAGATATTGTTCTTTCCCGGTGAATAAATTAAAACCGATTCAAACTGAAAGTAGTTGCAATATTTATCCTACTTTTCCAGCAGAAGTTCTTCCCATGCTACAACTCGATCACATAATCACAGAAACCTATCTAATCCTGTGAAACATGAGTATAATTTCCATATGGATCAGTTAAATGAGACTGATGAGTTAACAAGTCATATGATTGGTTTAGCTGATGCAAATGAAATTTTACAAACTCTTATGGATGTTAGTAGCTGGTGACCTGCTGTTGTTCAGATCACATTCTAATTGGATGAGTGGTATCGTTCATACCACAATTTACTTTGTGGGCTAGATTATCACATTCGTTGGGATGAATTGGTGGTCTCCTTGTATATTGGCAACGCCATACAATATGTTACACATTTTTTGGCCAATCATTTTTGGAGTTGATGAGTCATGAGAGATTCCAATCCCCTGAAATGAGACTTAGGTCAAGatgcaaataatgattaaagtTGGTTATAATTGCTTAAGGGAGCACTAATTAAGGAACTGCAAATTGCtttttcaaaaggaaaaaagtaaGATGCTCACTTGGGATTTTAGGTGACTAAAATGCTtttgtgatttttatatttgactcgagggatatatatattatattactccctccgtttcattttatgtgaggtagtttgattcggcacgaagtttaagaaaaaaaaagacttttaaaacttaaaatgaattatagaaatttgtgtggttgtaaatcatatcattaagagtaaaatagacattttataattaaattgttacttaatatataaatgtatcattctttttggaactgactaaaaaggaaagtaagtcaggACATCGGGAGTATATTACTATATTTCAGTTCCTTTATTCCAAGGTTCTGAGTGGAGCTTTAGCAGAACTTACGCGTGAGGTTAAGACAAAAGTGGTAACCccttctcaaaataaataatagtattGGCTTTTCGAAAAATTGAAGTCAGTCTTTATAAATTATACGATAGTGTTTATCTGGTCAGGaataaacataattaaaaaatacaattcaaatttAGAGAATCAAACAATTTTAGtcataataattgacaattgaaaagatttaaaagataaatgaaaaatatataattaaaaatagactTATTTGAAGCTATAAATTTAAAAGGTAATATAATTGGGATGCAGAAAAGCAATAATTACAATATCCCAATTGATTGACTACGGATCAAAGTTTCACttgtttatgtttttgtttttcaagTATGGTGTGATATTCTATTTATTCTTGAAACGTTTATCACAAGTTCATTGCAGAAGACACGTTTAGTCAAAGTATATTAGTTCTACAAATCATTTTGTACTAACTAAAATGATAGAAATTAgttaatatcatataaaaaatgaaatagttaATCCCACAAAATATTACAACTCTATAGTATTTCAATagccaaacgaccccttaatgaaaaaatgttgTACTGATCTGTCTTGACATTTCACAAGGTGACAGCTACTGCCAAatcattcaaaaaaataaataaataattcagtAGTATTATTCTTAGAAGTCGGATTATTTCTCATGAATAATTTAGTGTTTAGATTATACGATGCAACATGGAgactgtttatttatttatttttgcgtCCAGATGTGTAAGTATGATTATTTTTACCTTCCTACCTCTGAAGGAATAAAACTTCCCAGTAGGGCTGTGGCTTCACCGGGAGCCAGACCTACGTTGAGCAAATGGGTGTCAAGTgatgtttcctttttaaaaagttttattaaatgtatatattaataCTATgtataaagatatatatttaatgaaatgatattaCTTGACAAAAAATATCTATTGGCCTATTGGTTCATTACCTGATTTTGTTATTGGAGGTTAGAGGTTCAAATCAGTATAAATCAATGAGTGGTTAAGTAGCAGTGAACTCAAGACCACCTCTTCAAGCTTAAAATTAGCCTAAAATCTAAATCAAtgtgataaaaatatatcttacttatacatatgaatatgatagccaaatttttatcttttcttctaTAAATATTGATAATGCTTCTTAAAAATTCTATATATGGCCATTAGCTCCGCCATTGACCCAAAAGacaaatagaaaataaaaaactgaTCAATCCGTCGTATTGGAGTCCGAAAGAATCAGTCTTCATGGAtataatttgactttttttagtCAGTTGGAATATTATGACAAATTAGGATAGTGAAATCAAACCTAATCCGTTTAATAATCCTTTCATGCTCAATTCATTAAATTTTGGTGATATGTAATCTAAATTGACTTGAGAGagattttgtttaaatatttttatttttttaaaaaaaattgatatgttatatatagtcataataaaaaaaaattaatcttattaggtattaaaatattgtaaaattgtaaaagaacaaataaagaaaattaaaacttagTTAAAATTGGATTGGATTGGATTAGATCTTATCCCATAATCCACTATCCAACCCATTTTGACTCagataaatttaaattgaattgAGTCTTGATCCGTTAATTATTTTGATccattcaaatttaattcaacCCCGCACCACAATCAAGTTTAAACCACAATCAAGTTTAAGCAACAGAATTCTGCTCATTTCACAATCATATGCACAGTGCATGTGGCCGCTCCTTCAAATCTTCAGTTTCCGTCCATCGAAAGTAGAGCTGCTGCCGTCGCTTTCCCAATAACAAATTGACGACATATTATTAGGTAATCAAACAATGACCTTCATTTGTCCACCtccaataaataaaatttagcgTGCTTACGTTATGTAATATTATTCGACAATTTTCACTTTGTTAATTTGCGTTTGACATTGAGTTATGtcttaaatcatttttcttaatataCTATCAAGGTGACAAGGCCAAAcctattattattgttgtatttttcaatatgaCATTATATGATCATCTAATTATGTTTTCTAAGTtaattttcacatttgagtttGATCAAACACCAATTTCTCTCTaacgaagaaaaaaaatatcaacatcTTATTAAATTTAGGAAGAAAAAATCATGTTACAAAGGACGAACgaggaagagaaaagaggagagagccgagtgaaaaaattacaataaaagaTATTAGCACtagatttcataaaattattaataggtacataaatttgatttttttttgtttccttttctattttatttgtatgAAGTGTTAAAAGAGTTTGTATAGCTCATATGTCTGCTGGCGGCATTTTAGTAGAAACACATGTCCCTTTGATTGAAGGAGACAACACAACCTACCATTTGATTATTAACCTCCCCGCTCACTTTATTCTCTTTATTGTCTCCACCATTTTGGACCACCGCCGCCGCCTTCTCAACAACCTCCGTGTTCATTCCATTCTTGATTTTCCCGGCCAAATTCGCCGGAACCTGATGCTTCCTAATTCCAATAACCCTCCTTCGAAACCCAAATCCCTTGATTTTTCAGATCGAAAAAACTCCTTTCTGCTTTCCTTTCACAATCCACGTACATGTCTTATTCTTACCCTCCTCCTCTTTCAaattcttctcctcttcactctccGGTCCCGCCCCTTTTCCGCTTACATCACTTTCCACCCCCACTCTTCTTCTCCGCTCCTTACCCTTCCCATGAATCTTCCGCCGCCGTTCATGCTGTTAGTAGTTCGACCATTACACAAGTTGATAATGTTACTGACTTATGTCCTTTAGGTAAAATCTATGTATACGACCTTCCCCTGTTTTTCAACGCGGAGCTAATTCAAAATTGTAATGAGTTGAACCCATGGATTTCCCCTTGCGAAGCGCTGTCGAATGATGGATTTGGCCGGGAAGCAACCGCACTTTCGAATTTAATTCCGGAAAGCTTGATCCGTTCGTGGTATTGGACGGACCAGTTTTCATTGGAGCTAATTTACCATAATCGTATGTTGAATTACAGGTGCAGGACTTTGGAGCCGGAATCAGCCTCGACTTTTTACATTCCGTTTTATGCTGGTCTCGCCGTGGGGAAGTACTTGTTTAAGAATAATTCCAGTGCAAAAGATCGCGATCTGCATTGCGAGCTGTTGCTCAATTGGGTACAGAATCAGACTTATTGGCAGCGAACTGACGGATGGGATCATTTCATCTCGATGGGTCGGATTTCATGGGATTTCCGGCGATCCAAGGATGAAGGCTGGGGTTCAAGCTGTATATACATGCAGGGTATGCGTAACATCACGCGCCTCCTTATAGAGAAAAACCCTTGGGATTATTTCGACATTGGAGTACCTTATCCCACCGGATTCCACCCCAGCACCGCCGACGACATCGCACAGTGGCAGAACTTCGTCCGTCACCGTGAAAGAAAAACTTTGTTTTGCTTCGCCGGAGCTACACGTGGGTTTTTCAAAAACGATTTCCGAGGTTTATTACTGAATCATTGCTACAGCGAGTCAGATTCATGCCGAGTTCTGGACTGTGCTGGTTCCAAATGCTCCAATGGCACTTCAGAAATTATGGAAACTTTTCTCGATTCGGATTTTTGCTTACAACCCAGGGGTGATAGTTTCACTCGAAGGTCCATTTTCGACTGCATGGTGGCCGGTTCAATTCCGGTTTTCTTCTGGAAGAGAACGGCTTATTACCAATACGAATGGTTTTTGCCCGGTGAACCGGAAAGTTACTCAGTGTTCATAGATAGGTACGCGGTGAAAAATGGGTCGTCCATTAAAGCGGCTCTTGAGAATTTCAGCAAAGAAAAGGTGAAGTCGATGAGGGAGAAAGTTATAGAGAATATAGCGAAGATAGTGTATGGTAAACCCAATGAGGGGATAAATGGCGTTAAAGATGCATTTGATATTGCAGTGGAGGGTGTGTTGAAGAGAATCAAGAAGCATGGAGGAGAgtataaatggtaataatttTAATATCACACTTTAAATGATTGTTTTGTACTAGTAATAATTTTAATGGTGTATTTGCGTGGTATAGGTTGtttttatggatgaattctTTTGTTACGACTGGTGTAAAGAGAAATATTGAATACAtgatgtaaattattagttttgttttcGAACTATTAACCGTATCAAAATGGTACCAGAGGAATGAAACAAAACAGAAGAATCGCGCTTGGGCCCTTTGTGTTTGTGTTGATTGTTGTACGTACAACTGGTGATTGTTCTCCTAAACGTTTAATGCAATTCTTGTACAGGTTTGTCTTGTGTCCTTTGGGTTGGACTCTCCCTGCTACACACTGTTGACTAGGCGTTTGACCAtgaaatgtttttacttttatttttaaattaaacttttaGAGAATacatttttaagaatttgaaaaacaacaagaactttttttattacttcaaataATTTGTATTCATAGTCGAACacaattctaatttttaaatatcatattttatgccgtaaataaaaaatgtcttttttgaATTTCACCCCGAAACATATCCGTCCATTTAAGGAGTTCAactcttttctattttcaaatttcaaaaaaggagGATAATGTTGATTTATGCTGAATTGAACGTTAAACAAGCCAGTGAAACACAACAGAAACCACATTACCATGTTCAATATTCAAAACTTGTGAAATAAGGGGACATAAAATAAGCAAAGGCTCTTAGCATATTCACTTTACAACTAGTATTATTAAAATAGACAaatgattttaattgtttaGAAGATCAATCTTCATTAATCATCACTATCTCTTTAGGATCGATTAGTGATAATTgatgagtatatatttatttatttatgtattcatGCTACATTTGCTTTAGTCTTTTGTGTTACATTACTCTTATATTGAAAGTAAATATTGAAAGTAAATATCTCATGAACGACATGTCTGTTTGAGTTGTGTGTTTTATAGTTTTtcttcaatgtttttttttaaaaaaaattatatcaaaagtattaataattaataacttaaaatatttaattatatatttaaaaattacataaaatggactataaatcaataaatcacaatgtaataatttaaagtatttaaaaaatacataaaaaattattataaatcacaataattaacaacttaaaatattcgattatatgtttaaaaattacataaaaacaaTTACAAATCACACTATAACAATACTCACAAAATTTTATCAGTGCTACATAAAATAGAATGgaggaataatatatattatttaaaaattatataaaaaattatataaaagtaatattaatCACAATtactaagaatttaaaatatttaaaaccatacaaaaaaaatttgctTTTAACtttctaaatttcttttgtGTCATAGAAATAAGAATGGGAGAAACatgtattatttgaaaataatgaaattttttattataaattacaataattaaaaaatttaaatatttatttaaaaacatataaacttTTCAAATTCCATCACTGGCacataaattgaacaaaaaaaataacgtATATTGGACCCATAGTTTAAATACATGGAAGCATGCAGAGACTTCAAAGTGAGCTATTTAGCTAAATCCACGTCATCAGGTTTTATTTAGTAAGAATTACATAAATCATGTAGTATTACTAATTgcattttatccttttttttttttcaaattacaaaatttctaaatttataAGATCTTGGATATATACATCAGAAAAAATGTGGATACATGGCTCATGGAATGCGaataatacaatatttaatGAGAGTGATGTATATGAGAGGGGATAAGGATGTATCCGAGAGAAGATATAG
Protein-coding regions in this window:
- the LOC125860166 gene encoding CDGSH iron-sulfur domain-containing protein NEET — protein: MASTSSMIQSGFSCGGALSSFTATPRRMVVVRAEAINPDIKKDEAKVVDSVLVTELSKPLTAYCRCWRSGTFPLCDGSHVKHNKETGDNVGPLLLKKQ
- the LOC125860156 gene encoding LOW QUALITY PROTEIN: xyloglucan galactosyltransferase XLT2-like (The sequence of the model RefSeq protein was modified relative to this genomic sequence to represent the inferred CDS: inserted 1 base in 1 codon), translating into MLPNSNNPPSKPKSLDFSDRKNSFLLSFHNPRTCLILTLLLFQILLLFTLRSRPFSAYXHFPPPLFFSAPYPSHESSAAVHAVSSSTITQVDNVTDLCPLGKIYVYDLPLFFNAELIQNCNELNPWISPCEALSNDGFGREATALSNLIPESLIRSWYWTDQFSLELIYHNRMLNYRCRTLEPESASTFYIPFYAGLAVGKYLFKNNSSAKDRDLHCELLLNWVQNQTYWQRTDGWDHFISMGRISWDFRRSKDEGWGSSCIYMQGMRNITRLLIEKNPWDYFDIGVPYPTGFHPSTADDIAQWQNFVRHRERKTLFCFAGATRGFFKNDFRGLLLNHCYSESDSCRVLDCAGSKCSNGTSEIMETFLDSDFCLQPRGDSFTRRSIFDCMVAGSIPVFFWKRTAYYQYEWFLPGEPESYSVFIDRYAVKNGSSIKAALENFSKEKVKSMREKVIENIAKIVYGKPNEGINGVKDAFDIAVEGVLKRIKKHGGEYKW